One genomic segment of Impatiens glandulifera chromosome 6, dImpGla2.1, whole genome shotgun sequence includes these proteins:
- the LOC124943871 gene encoding uncharacterized protein LOC124943871: protein MKEVRNHLNYVHKLYTFLTKPLVYVSLLFLFAYAGYIFPSSKTDVVKDDHFRFDTTVCAKPERAHVVRNNLIDEFFNGASPYLNFPPKHLANLLTPAKINGWDSNNVVFGNLMRKYRPKIIIEIGTFLGMSTIHMTELSKELGLDSQIICIDNFRAWPGLDMPMINGDVLLMYQFIQNLVHKNVTDSVVYLPYSATIALDKMCAMGIYGDMIEVDAAHDFHSAWSDINRAYKVLARNGVIFGHDYFNGEDHFGVRRAVDLFARVKGLRVGTDGKHWVIHPS, encoded by the exons ATGAAAGAAGTTCGAAATCATCTTAACTATGTCCATAAGCTATACACATTCCTCACAAAACCACTCGTCTATGTTTCTCTCCTTTTCTTATTCGCCTACGCCGGTTATATCTTTCCCTCGTCCAAAACCGATGTCGTGAAAGATGATCACTTTCGTTTTGATACGACCGTTTGCGCCAAACCCGAACGTGCCCATGTCGTGCGCAACAATCTCATCGATGAATTCTTCAATGGTGCATCACCATACTTAAACTTCCCTCCAAAACATTTGGCCAATCTTTTAACTCCGGCAAAAATCAATGGTTGGGATTCAAACAATGTGGTTTTTGGTAACCTAATGAGGAAGTATCGACCTAAGATCATCATCGAGATtg gTACATTCTTAGGCATGTCTACAATACACATGACAGAATTATCTAAAGAATTGGGATTAGATTCGCAAATAATTTGCATTGATAACTTTAGAGCATGGCCTGGATTGGATATGCCAATGATAAACGGGGATGTATTGTTGATGtatcaatttattcaaaatttagttCATAAGAATGTGACAGATTCGGTGGTTTATCTTCCTTACTCGGCGACAATAGCTTTGGATAAAATGTGTGCGATGGGAATATATGGAGATATGATTGAGGTTGATGCGGCTCATGATTTTCATTCAGCTTGGAGTGATATTAATCGGGCTTATAAGGTTTTGGCACGCAACGGTGTAATTTTTGGGCATGATTATTTCAATGGGGAAGATCATTTTGGTGTAAGAAGGGCTGTTGATTTGTTTGCTCGAGTTAAGGGTCTTCGTGTTGGAACTGACGGTAAGCATTGGGTCATCCATCCTAGCTAA
- the LOC124943872 gene encoding uncharacterized protein LOC124943872, protein MKVFRNHLNYVHKLSTFLTKPPVYVSLLFLFAYAGYLFPSSKTYVLKEDHFCFDTIVCAKPEPAHVVRNNLIDAFFNGVSPYLNFPPKHVANLLTPAKINGWDSNNVVFGNLMRKYRPKIIIEIGTFLGMSAIHMAELSKELGLDSQIICIDNFRAWPGLDIPMINGDVLLMYQFIQNLVYKNVTDSVVYLPYSATIALDKMCTMGIYGDMIEVDAAHDFHSAWSDINRAYKVLARNGVIFGHDYFNGEDHFGVRRAVDLFARVKGLRVGIDGKHWVLHPS, encoded by the exons ATGAAAGTGTTTCGAAATCATCTTAACTATGTCCATAAGCTATCCACATTCCTCACAAAACCACCCGTCTATGTTTCTCTCCTTTTCTTATTCGCCTACGCCGGTTATCTCTTTCCCTCGTCCAAAACCTATGTCTTGAAAGAGGATCACTTTTGTTTTGATACGATCGTTTGCGCCAAACCCGAACCTGCCCATGTCGTGCGAAACAATCTCATCGATGCATTCTTCAATGGTGTGTCTCCATACTTAAATTTTCCTCCAAAACATGTGGCCAATCTTTTAACTCCGGCAAAAATCAATGGATGGGATTCAAACAATGTTGTTTTTGGTAACCTCATGAGGAAGTACCGGCCTAAGATCATCATTGAGATTG GTACGTTCTTAGGCATGTCTGCGATACACATGGCAGAGCTATCTAAAGAATTGGGCTTAGATTCGCAAATAATTTGCATTGATAATTTTAGGGCATGGCCGGGATTGGATATACCAATGATAAACGGCGATGTATTGTTGATGtatcaatttattcaaaatttggttTATAAGAATGTGACAGATTCAGTGGTTTATCTTCCTTACTCGGCGACAATAGCACTGGATAAAATGTGTACAATGGGAATATATGGAGATATGATTGAGGTTGATGCGGCTCATGATTTTCATTCAGCTTGGAGTGATATTAATCGGGCTTATAAGGTTTTGGCACGCAACGGTGTGATTTTTGGGCATGATTACTTCAATGGGGAAGATCATTTTGGTGTAAGAAGGGCTGTCGATTTGTTTGCCCGAGTTAAGGGTCTTCGTGTTGGAATTGATGGTAAGCATTGGGTCCTCCATCCTAGTTAA